The DNA segment GCCTATGATCATGAACTGCATCATCACTGGATGGTCTAGGCTGCTCTCTGTGTCTGCTAGTAAGCCTCTCCAGTGGTCTTCTTGGCTGTGTCCTTTCCTGCACCGAATAAAAATTGTTAGAAGCATTTGCATATACtgtttttcaaaacattttgCTTTTTTCTAACAAAGCTTTAGTAGAAGAATTGAATCGGTCATGCTGTGGAATCTTCTCCTGGCTGCTTCTTCTTAGTAATCCAAACATCTTGTTCCTGAAATCACTTAACAAACGTTAAAAGCAACAAGATCTCACAAGTGTTTCTCTCGAAAGTGTTTATCTCTCTCACAAGTGATTCTCTAGTGAATATCTCCAAGTTCCAGGGGAACTAACAATCAATCTCAGTGCCAAACCAAAGATCAAATGGTaaatcaagagaagaagaagaagatagacagatttcaagatttttttcGGGAACCGATTTTACCAAGCTTGAGACCGGATTTCTCCTCGGTCTGATCGGATTTCTCTTCGatcccttttctttctttctttttattgttatttttttaataaggtTACCAAGCTGGCTCGGTTTCCTTACACAGATAGATAGAGAAGAAGtgtttaagaaatggtggaAAGATGAGAAGATTAGAAGATGAAACGATAGAATTACCGAGCTTGGGAgtgttgctctgataccacttgatgaaTACCTTATGATGAGATCCTTTGTCCCTGATGCTTTTGAAGGAAAATCTGATGGTTTGAGAGTGATGTGGATTGATTTGGATGGAGATTTTCAGAAATGATATATGGATTGATCAGATCTTGTGTAGATGTGTCTAAGATCAAGAGAATGAACTCTGTTGTGATCAAAGACAAGTTTTGCAATAAGAGAATGAACTCTTAGCAATCAGTGTTCAAAGATGAACAAGCGATTCACAGATTTGTGAGaaagttataataaaaagaGTGAATAgctttttcaaaaacaaaagagagtttaagtagtaacaaagaaagaaaagaagttgAAAGGTCCTAATACTtgagaaaatcaaaaataaGAAGTAGTAAAACATAGATTTCGAAATTAACACTTAGACAAGTCCAAAGACTAAATAAGTGAAGAGTTGGCTCGGTTCCTTGGCTTGATTTCCGTCTGGTTCAGAGTAAATCAAAACAGCAATTGATTTTTTTCAGTCTTCTAGTTTGTGATCTAGTAACTGGGCCCTTAGACAAGCAGAATGGATCCTTGTCTTGATTGGTGTCGGCGGAGAAAGTCATGTCTGGTCCATCATCAGTATGGGTCCGAGCCTGAGTATGACCGAGTCCATTTAGCTCCAAGTCAGCTTTATAGTCACTTGATTGTTGCATCCAATCAGTTCCATCCATAGAGTTTTGTATCCACGAGTTTCTGCATCCACCAGTTCGTCATCCACAGAGTTGCATCCATTTCAAATTATCTTCTATCTCGACCATACTTGCATCACCTCCAGCATGGACCTACGGATGAATACATACTTTACATGCTCTTATCTCTACGGGGAAACCCCTCTGGTCTAGACCTACTAATTGGTGTACACAATTACTCCTACTCATATGAGAAAATTGATTTGGAGAGGCATAATACCATTATGCTGAGAGAGAGTCGAACCCGTGACCTTTAGTAGTCTTTGAGAAGCATGACCACTAGGATAGAATCAtgtttaatttagaaaaatatgttactcaacaatttaaaattgtttattataCTTGAAACCACATATATGACTAAAGCAAAACATAATGATAGTTAACACGATTATTTTTGATAGAGAAATTCTGAAATGATTTAAAACATATAAGTAAATGAAATCGAAACATTAACCATTTGTTTAACACGATAGTTAAATGATTTAACACAATTATATTTCCTCTATTTCAAATTGTAGGTAGTAGTTTAAGTCAAAAGTATCAATATTTAAAAGTGGTTACTTgttaaaaagtattatttaatatataacttcAACCAATTTTAGAAAAAGCTATATAATTTAATTGGTTATACAATATTCAATGGCCGGCATTCACTACTCACATGGAAGAGTTTCTACGATGTAAGGATTACTTCCCCAACTTCTTCATTCAACACATTCCAAGGGCGCAAAATAAAATGGCGGACAAACTAGTACGAGGTGTTAGAGATCTGTCTTCTGCTATGATTTATGTTGATTCAGTTCCACCGAGATGGCTCTCGCGTCCGGAACCGGTTTAGTTTAGTTtcttttgttgaaaaaaaaaagttatacaatattcaataattacaaaaattgcATTTCATTGAAAtgttaaaactaaatatattttaaaatattttttttttataaaacaacatATATTATGAAAAAGAGAGAGTAATTTGATAACATGCCCATGAGCACGAAAGAGTGTTAACGAATAAATCTAAACTTTCAAATGTATATTACTTTTGAAAAGTTTATACTAATATATAGATTCAAAAGTCGTAAATGTATTCAAATTTGAGTCTGGAAAGGTGTAAGGACTAATAATTGTATAGAAccattttgatatataaaataaaaatgtttggcccaaaaaaatagaaaactgaGTTGATAAATCACAATAATTAAATCACAACCCATGAAGTTGGTGAGACTTATAAAGGCAGGGTCTAATTCAATCACCattcattctctctctctctctctctctctcgatcgaAAGTCAAGCTTTCCGTCTGAAAGGGGAACACCTTCCAAGAGAAGAGcatccaaagaagaagaaaactccATTAATGGAGAAAGAGGCAGCAGAAACATCAACAGAACTCAATTTCGACAGCACAACTTCATCTCCATACATAACAGCTCCTTCAAGCCCAACCCTATTTGGAAACAACAATGTTATTTTCTTCAGTGCACCCACAAGCCCttctccttcaacttcttccAATATACCCTTTGACTGGAGTGACCAACCAAGAACTCCCAAGAAGAGATCAGCCAGCGATATTGATGATGATTTCGAGTTCAATTTCAGTGGACAATTGGATAAATCTTTTTTCTCTGCCGCCGATGAGCTCTTTGACGGAGGAAAGATTCGACCTTTAGGGCCCTCACTCCCTCCTGTCGTTTCTTGTGTTCTTGACAGAGAAGATTCTGGTCCAGGAAAAGACCGGTCTCCCGGATCTTCTATGTCTCCGTTGAGGGTTTCAGACAttgtggttgatgaagaagaagtacaCGAGACAACAAAAATGGTTGCTTCTAACACAAGCAACCAAAAATCCTCTGTTTTCTTGTCAGCGATTCTGTTCCCTGGTCGAGCATACAAGAAGTGGAAACTCAAAGATCTGTTGTTATTCAGGAGTGCATCCGATGGTAGACCTGTTCCAACCAAAGAGTCATTGAGAAGATATGATATACTTACAAAGAAAGAGGCCGAGGAAGTGAAAAGTTCGAGTATCCGATCAAGAGAGTGTTGTGAATCGACAGTGTCTAGGTCAAGGAGAAGGCACGGCACGGTGGTTTCGGCTCATGAGATGCATTACACTGAGAACAGAGCAGTGTCAGAGGAGTTGAAAAGGAAGACGTTCTTGCCGTACAAGCAAGGCTGGTTAGGATGCTTAGGGTTTAACCCTGCGGTCCATGAAATTTCAAGAGTTGGGTCCTTGTCACGTGCTGCTTCCTCTTAATCCCTTTTGTgccttttgttttatatattattttttgtggcTTAAATTTTCAGATGTGGTGGTGAGATTCCATTTAATTGATGGGGTATATGATATTGTTTCATTCGTATAACGTTTTGATACAGatgataaaaggaaaaaaaaaatgtaaaatcggCGTAggatatatttggatatttcatTCATTCGATGAAAGTTATGGATGGGCAACTAAATGCTAAAAcattattaagaaaacacatattaAACGAAATTTCCCGACCATATTATGCTGGGGCTATAGTTAGAGTGCTCCTTCCTTATTGTATGGTGATGGactaaaagaattttaaacaattaatgtTATGAAGTCAGTATCAGAACTGTAGATCAACATTAGTATATAATGAACATGAATCAATCTATAATGATTTTCGAATTTATTTCAAGTAAAGTCATGATTTCTTCTCATATTGCATAATGCGgttcaataattttaaaatataaatggatATAACATCCGTTTCAAAAAAGAGTGAAATTCAATCTCAAATGAAAGAATTAGGGAATTATAGACTTGAAAATGCGGTTTTGAAATCTCACTTCTTAAGTAACCAACATTAGTATATAAGGTTTATAAATCGGTGCCTAACTAAAACCTGCTCTCAGTAATGCAAATGTTGGGTCTATCAACGATCAATGcccttatattttaattttgctcGCAATCATAATAGGATATTTAGTTTACCGATAAAAGCATAAATTACTGCTAAATTGTAGTTAATTAAAAAGCGTTGGAGGGACGAAGCAACGATGAGGCCAAGCCGAAAGAGAAATAGTAAAAGAAGAAATGCAATGCTCCTTAATCATGAGGTTTGTGCAATAACAATGGTAATGATGCTCTTAACAGAATAAAGTCCAAGTCCGTGGACcaccaataaaatattaataaacgttatatagttaacatttgattaagaccatctccaatgtattttgctattttcacctctaaaataggggaactctataatagaggtgaGATATGCTCAAATGTATTCCCttaaaatagcaatctctaaaatatagagtaaaaaatagaggaatgctatttcttcctctataaatagaggaaaaaatagagatctctattatagaggaagaaatagaggtgggttggagcAATTTCACCTCTAAAcgctattatagaggtgaaaatagcaatgggttggagatgctctaagtaaCTAATTACAACCTAATATGAGTTAGTAactttattactattttttctttttctaaacgAGTATGTTGCATCTAAGCTGTGCAATGATGAACTCCTGGGGCAACGACTGGCGTTTCCTTTTTCTCTTAAtgtgttttatcaattttataaatagtgGAATATAGAGAAATGGGATTATTGTAACTGgaacttattatccgagatctgCTCTGGATCCactccgaaaataggatatccgggAAGCCCGGAttcgaatccggatagtaaaattttggatccgtccaaaccgaatccgaatctggatatcttaatttttaggtccaGATATCCGGATCAGGATCCGTATTTCTTAAacacattaatttttaaatttcattaatatttatatttgatatattaatatttatacatgaattaattttataatattatattttagtttttacgaTATTATAgacatgtataaatatatttataaatatttgatttatgtattatattaaa comes from the Brassica napus cultivar Da-Ae chromosome A7, Da-Ae, whole genome shotgun sequence genome and includes:
- the LOC106409573 gene encoding uncharacterized protein LOC106409573 produces the protein MEKEAAETSTELNFDSTTSSPYITAPSSPTLFGNNNVIFFSAPTSPSPSTSSNIPFDWSDQPRTPKKRSASDIDDDFEFNFSGQLDKSFFSAADELFDGGKIRPLGPSLPPVVSCVLDREDSGPGKDRSPGSSMSPLRVSDIVVDEEEVHETTKMVASNTSNQKSSVFLSAILFPGRAYKKWKLKDLLLFRSASDGRPVPTKESLRRYDILTKKEAEEVKSSSIRSRECCESTVSRSRRRHGTVVSAHEMHYTENRAVSEELKRKTFLPYKQGWLGCLGFNPAVHEISRVGSLSRAASS